From Poecile atricapillus isolate bPoeAtr1 chromosome 11, bPoeAtr1.hap1, whole genome shotgun sequence, one genomic window encodes:
- the PRC1 gene encoding protein regulator of cytokinesis 1 isoform X3, protein MERGATRKSEVVAAEAVCCLNRAMAALRDIWEEIGIPEEQRLERTDVVRKHIKSLLDMMVAEEESLKERLLKSIVLCRKELDTLCRELQLGPFETEEESTILQMEKNLRTRVEVLQKQKRDRKQELKALQEQDQDLCDILCTALFSIDTASVPSLEDLDRYRRHVASLNTLKEQRREEFVSNKRQIILLMEELDHTPDTSFERDVVCEDEEAFCLSKDNIVALQNLLQQLEARRALNEAVCAELRTRIIALWERLQIPEEERESSAVHLTGSRIQIRRALQQEVDRLEELKLQNMKSVIHAIRAELADYWDKCFYSQEQRESFSPFYDEDYTETLLELHDAEVDKMKIYYETHKDLFEAVQKWEENWKLFLELESKATDPSRFTNRGGNLLKEEKQRAKLQKTLSKLQEELERKVQTWEQEFKGAFLVKGQKFMEYVSEQWQLYRLEKEKEKQERHLKKSRQMETEMLYGSTPQTPIKRRMLSPHTPAKVSKLHSTFSASTTSNSTIRSAFGGAISHSPTSRLPPSGRKFGQARTPTRTAAKPPRSRLRERNKENMSQLDGTTLSGGCTPTAPAQRNHSVSSVASTYSEFARGLSKASRFESTSDVLNSTTNTAFC, encoded by the exons ATGGAGCGCGGAGCGACGAGGAAAAG CGAGGTGGTGGCGGCCGAGGCCGTGTGCTGCCTGAATCGGGCCATGGCGGCGCTGCGAGACATCTGGGAGGAGATCGGCATTCCCgaggagcagcggctggagcgCACTGACGTGGTCAGGAAGCACATCAAG AGTCTCCTGGACATGATGGTGGCAGAGGAGGAAAGCCTGAAGGAGCGTCTCCTGAAGAGCATCGTCCTGTGTCGGAAGGAACTGGACACCCTGTGCAGGGAGCTCCAGCTGGGCCCCTTTGAG ACAGAGGAGGAAAGTACGATCCTGCAAATGGAGAAAAACCTGCGCACACGCGTGGAGGTGCTACAGAAACAGAAGCGGGACCggaagcaggagctgaaggCCCTGCAGGAACAGGACCAAGACCTGTGTGACATCCTGTGCACAGCTCTGTTCAGCATTGACACTGCGAGTGTGCCCAGCCTGGAGGACCTGGACCGCTACCGGCGCCACGTCGCCTCCCTCAACACCCTGAAG GAGCAAAGGCGGGAAGAATTTGTCAGCAACAAGCGTCAGATCATTCTGCTCATGGAGGAGCTGGACCACACCCCAGACACCAGCTTTGAGCGGGACGTGGtgtgtgaggatgaggaggcatTCTGCTTGTCCAAGGACAACATTGTGGCCCTCCAGAACCTGCTGCAGCAG ctggaagctCGTCGGGCCCTGAACGAGGCTGTGTGCGCAGAGCTGCGCACCAGGATCATCGCGCTCTGGGAAAGGCTGCAGATcccagaggaggagagagagtcCTCAGCCGTGCACCTGACTGGCTCCAGAATCCAAATCAGGAGAGCT ctgcagcaggaggtggACCGTCTGGAGGAGCTGAAGCTGCAGAACATGAAATCCGTGATCCATGCAATCCGGGCAGAGCTAGCTGACTACTGGGACAAATGCTTCTACAGCCAGGAGCAAAGGGAAAGCTTCAGCCCCTTCTATGATG AGGATTACACAGAGACCCTGCTCGAGCTGCATGACGCTGAGGTGGACAAGATGAAGATCTACTATGAAACACACAAAGATCTGTTTGAGGCTGTTCAGAAATGGGAGGAGAACTGGAAGCTGTTCTTGGAGCTAGAG AGTAAAGCAACTGACCCCAGTCGCTTCACCAATCGTGGAGGAAACCTTctgaaggaggagaagcagcGAGCAAAGCTGCAGAAGACGCTGTCTAAG ctgcaggaggagctggagagaaaGGTCCAGACCTGGGAACAGGAGTTCAAAGGAGCTTTCCTGGTGAAGGGGCAGAAGTTCATGGAGTATGTGTCGGAGCAGTGGCAGCTGTACCGTctagagaaggagaaggagaagcaggaacGG CACCTGAAGAAGAGCCGGCAGATGGAGACGGAGATGCTGTATGGCAGCACCCCACAGACACCCATTAAGCGGCGCATGCTCAGCCCCCACACACCTGCCAAAGTAAGCAAG CTCCACAGCACCTTCAGTGCCAGCACCACATCCAACAGCACCATTCGCTCAGCCTTTGGGGGAGCCATCTCCCACTCGCCCACGTCTCGGTTGCCACCCTCTGGGAGGAAG TTTGGCCAGGCCCGGACTCCCACCCGCACGGCAGCGAAGCCCCCCCGATCCAGGCTGAGGGAGCGAAACAAGGAAAACATGTCCCAGCTGGATGGAACCACCCTGAGCGGTGGGTGcacccccacagcccctgcccagcgTAACCACAGCGTTAGTTCTGTTGCCAGCACCTATTCTGAGTTTGCG CGCGGACTTTCAAAGGCTTCCAGGTTTGAAAGCACCTCTGATGTTCTCAACTCCACCACCAACACTGCCTTCTGCTGA
- the PRC1 gene encoding protein regulator of cytokinesis 1 isoform X4, whose translation MERGATRKSEVVAAEAVCCLNRAMAALRDIWEEIGIPEEQRLERTDVVRKHIKSLLDMMVAEEESLKERLLKSIVLCRKELDTLCRELQLGPFETEEESTILQMEKNLRTRVEVLQKQKRDRKQELKALQEQDQDLCDILCTALFSIDTASVPSLEDLDRYRRHVASLNTLKEQRREEFVSNKRQIILLMEELDHTPDTSFERDVVCEDEEAFCLSKDNIVALQNLLQQLEARRALNEAVCAELRTRIIALWERLQIPEEERESSAVHLTGSRIQIRRALQQEVDRLEELKLQNMKSVIHAIRAELADYWDKCFYSQEQRESFSPFYDEDYTETLLELHDAEVDKMKIYYETHKDLFEAVQKWEENWKLFLELESKATDPSRFTNRGGNLLKEEKQRAKLQKTLSKLQEELERKVQTWEQEFKGAFLVKGQKFMEYVSEQWQLYRLEKEKEKQERHLKKSRQMETEMLYGSTPQTPIKRRMLSPHTPAKLHSTFSASTTSNSTIRSAFGGAISHSPTSRLPPSGRKFGQARTPTRTAAKPPRSRLRERNKENMSQLDGTTLSGGCTPTAPAQRNHSVSSVASTYSEFARGLSKASRFESTSDVLNSTTNTAFC comes from the exons ATGGAGCGCGGAGCGACGAGGAAAAG CGAGGTGGTGGCGGCCGAGGCCGTGTGCTGCCTGAATCGGGCCATGGCGGCGCTGCGAGACATCTGGGAGGAGATCGGCATTCCCgaggagcagcggctggagcgCACTGACGTGGTCAGGAAGCACATCAAG AGTCTCCTGGACATGATGGTGGCAGAGGAGGAAAGCCTGAAGGAGCGTCTCCTGAAGAGCATCGTCCTGTGTCGGAAGGAACTGGACACCCTGTGCAGGGAGCTCCAGCTGGGCCCCTTTGAG ACAGAGGAGGAAAGTACGATCCTGCAAATGGAGAAAAACCTGCGCACACGCGTGGAGGTGCTACAGAAACAGAAGCGGGACCggaagcaggagctgaaggCCCTGCAGGAACAGGACCAAGACCTGTGTGACATCCTGTGCACAGCTCTGTTCAGCATTGACACTGCGAGTGTGCCCAGCCTGGAGGACCTGGACCGCTACCGGCGCCACGTCGCCTCCCTCAACACCCTGAAG GAGCAAAGGCGGGAAGAATTTGTCAGCAACAAGCGTCAGATCATTCTGCTCATGGAGGAGCTGGACCACACCCCAGACACCAGCTTTGAGCGGGACGTGGtgtgtgaggatgaggaggcatTCTGCTTGTCCAAGGACAACATTGTGGCCCTCCAGAACCTGCTGCAGCAG ctggaagctCGTCGGGCCCTGAACGAGGCTGTGTGCGCAGAGCTGCGCACCAGGATCATCGCGCTCTGGGAAAGGCTGCAGATcccagaggaggagagagagtcCTCAGCCGTGCACCTGACTGGCTCCAGAATCCAAATCAGGAGAGCT ctgcagcaggaggtggACCGTCTGGAGGAGCTGAAGCTGCAGAACATGAAATCCGTGATCCATGCAATCCGGGCAGAGCTAGCTGACTACTGGGACAAATGCTTCTACAGCCAGGAGCAAAGGGAAAGCTTCAGCCCCTTCTATGATG AGGATTACACAGAGACCCTGCTCGAGCTGCATGACGCTGAGGTGGACAAGATGAAGATCTACTATGAAACACACAAAGATCTGTTTGAGGCTGTTCAGAAATGGGAGGAGAACTGGAAGCTGTTCTTGGAGCTAGAG AGTAAAGCAACTGACCCCAGTCGCTTCACCAATCGTGGAGGAAACCTTctgaaggaggagaagcagcGAGCAAAGCTGCAGAAGACGCTGTCTAAG ctgcaggaggagctggagagaaaGGTCCAGACCTGGGAACAGGAGTTCAAAGGAGCTTTCCTGGTGAAGGGGCAGAAGTTCATGGAGTATGTGTCGGAGCAGTGGCAGCTGTACCGTctagagaaggagaaggagaagcaggaacGG CACCTGAAGAAGAGCCGGCAGATGGAGACGGAGATGCTGTATGGCAGCACCCCACAGACACCCATTAAGCGGCGCATGCTCAGCCCCCACACACCTGCCAAA CTCCACAGCACCTTCAGTGCCAGCACCACATCCAACAGCACCATTCGCTCAGCCTTTGGGGGAGCCATCTCCCACTCGCCCACGTCTCGGTTGCCACCCTCTGGGAGGAAG TTTGGCCAGGCCCGGACTCCCACCCGCACGGCAGCGAAGCCCCCCCGATCCAGGCTGAGGGAGCGAAACAAGGAAAACATGTCCCAGCTGGATGGAACCACCCTGAGCGGTGGGTGcacccccacagcccctgcccagcgTAACCACAGCGTTAGTTCTGTTGCCAGCACCTATTCTGAGTTTGCG CGCGGACTTTCAAAGGCTTCCAGGTTTGAAAGCACCTCTGATGTTCTCAACTCCACCACCAACACTGCCTTCTGCTGA
- the PRC1 gene encoding protein regulator of cytokinesis 1 isoform X6 — MERGATRKSEVVAAEAVCCLNRAMAALRDIWEEIGIPEEQRLERTDVVRKHIKSLLDMMVAEEESLKERLLKSIVLCRKELDTLCRELQLGPFETEEESTILQMEKNLRTRVEVLQKQKRDRKQELKALQEQDQDLCDILCTALFSIDTASVPSLEDLDRYRRHVASLNTLKEQRREEFVSNKRQIILLMEELDHTPDTSFERDVVCEDEEAFCLSKDNIVALQNLLQQLEARRALNEAVCAELRTRIIALWERLQIPEEERESSAVHLTGSRIQIRRALQQEVDRLEELKLQNMKSVIHAIRAELADYWDKCFYSQEQRESFSPFYDEDYTETLLELHDAEVDKMKIYYETHKDLFEAVQKWEENWKLFLELESKATDPSRFTNRGGNLLKEEKQRAKLQKTLSKLQEELERKVQTWEQEFKGAFLVKGQKFMEYVSEQWQLYRLEKEKEKQERHLKKSRQMETEMLYGSTPQTPIKRRMLSPHTPAKVSKLHSTFSASTTSNSTIRSAFGGAISHSPTSRLPPSGRKFGQARTPTRTAAKPPRSRLRERNKENMSQLDGTTLSARTFKGFQV; from the exons ATGGAGCGCGGAGCGACGAGGAAAAG CGAGGTGGTGGCGGCCGAGGCCGTGTGCTGCCTGAATCGGGCCATGGCGGCGCTGCGAGACATCTGGGAGGAGATCGGCATTCCCgaggagcagcggctggagcgCACTGACGTGGTCAGGAAGCACATCAAG AGTCTCCTGGACATGATGGTGGCAGAGGAGGAAAGCCTGAAGGAGCGTCTCCTGAAGAGCATCGTCCTGTGTCGGAAGGAACTGGACACCCTGTGCAGGGAGCTCCAGCTGGGCCCCTTTGAG ACAGAGGAGGAAAGTACGATCCTGCAAATGGAGAAAAACCTGCGCACACGCGTGGAGGTGCTACAGAAACAGAAGCGGGACCggaagcaggagctgaaggCCCTGCAGGAACAGGACCAAGACCTGTGTGACATCCTGTGCACAGCTCTGTTCAGCATTGACACTGCGAGTGTGCCCAGCCTGGAGGACCTGGACCGCTACCGGCGCCACGTCGCCTCCCTCAACACCCTGAAG GAGCAAAGGCGGGAAGAATTTGTCAGCAACAAGCGTCAGATCATTCTGCTCATGGAGGAGCTGGACCACACCCCAGACACCAGCTTTGAGCGGGACGTGGtgtgtgaggatgaggaggcatTCTGCTTGTCCAAGGACAACATTGTGGCCCTCCAGAACCTGCTGCAGCAG ctggaagctCGTCGGGCCCTGAACGAGGCTGTGTGCGCAGAGCTGCGCACCAGGATCATCGCGCTCTGGGAAAGGCTGCAGATcccagaggaggagagagagtcCTCAGCCGTGCACCTGACTGGCTCCAGAATCCAAATCAGGAGAGCT ctgcagcaggaggtggACCGTCTGGAGGAGCTGAAGCTGCAGAACATGAAATCCGTGATCCATGCAATCCGGGCAGAGCTAGCTGACTACTGGGACAAATGCTTCTACAGCCAGGAGCAAAGGGAAAGCTTCAGCCCCTTCTATGATG AGGATTACACAGAGACCCTGCTCGAGCTGCATGACGCTGAGGTGGACAAGATGAAGATCTACTATGAAACACACAAAGATCTGTTTGAGGCTGTTCAGAAATGGGAGGAGAACTGGAAGCTGTTCTTGGAGCTAGAG AGTAAAGCAACTGACCCCAGTCGCTTCACCAATCGTGGAGGAAACCTTctgaaggaggagaagcagcGAGCAAAGCTGCAGAAGACGCTGTCTAAG ctgcaggaggagctggagagaaaGGTCCAGACCTGGGAACAGGAGTTCAAAGGAGCTTTCCTGGTGAAGGGGCAGAAGTTCATGGAGTATGTGTCGGAGCAGTGGCAGCTGTACCGTctagagaaggagaaggagaagcaggaacGG CACCTGAAGAAGAGCCGGCAGATGGAGACGGAGATGCTGTATGGCAGCACCCCACAGACACCCATTAAGCGGCGCATGCTCAGCCCCCACACACCTGCCAAAGTAAGCAAG CTCCACAGCACCTTCAGTGCCAGCACCACATCCAACAGCACCATTCGCTCAGCCTTTGGGGGAGCCATCTCCCACTCGCCCACGTCTCGGTTGCCACCCTCTGGGAGGAAG TTTGGCCAGGCCCGGACTCCCACCCGCACGGCAGCGAAGCCCCCCCGATCCAGGCTGAGGGAGCGAAACAAGGAAAACATGTCCCAGCTGGATGGAACCACCCTGAGCG CGCGGACTTTCAAAGGCTTCCAGGTTTGA
- the PRC1 gene encoding protein regulator of cytokinesis 1 isoform X1, with protein sequence MERGATRKSEVVAAEAVCCLNRAMAALRDIWEEIGIPEEQRLERTDVVRKHIKSLLDMMVAEEESLKERLLKSIVLCRKELDTLCRELQLGPFETEEESTILQMEKNLRTRVEVLQKQKRDRKQELKALQEQDQDLCDILCTALFSIDTASVPSLEDLDRYRRHVASLNTLKEQRREEFVSNKRQIILLMEELDHTPDTSFERDVVCEDEEAFCLSKDNIVALQNLLQQLEARRALNEAVCAELRTRIIALWERLQIPEEERESSAVHLTGSRIQIRRALQQEVDRLEELKLQNMKSVIHAIRAELADYWDKCFYSQEQRESFSPFYDEDYTETLLELHDAEVDKMKIYYETHKDLFEAVQKWEENWKLFLELESKATDPSRFTNRGGNLLKEEKQRAKLQKTLSKLQEELERKVQTWEQEFKGAFLVKGQKFMEYVSEQWQLYRLEKEKEKQERHLKKSRQMETEMLYGSTPQTPIKRRMLSPHTPAKVSKLHSTFSASTTSNSTIRSAFGGAISHSPTSRLPPSGRKFGQARTPTRTAAKPPRSRLRERNKENMSQLDGTTLSGGCTPTAPAQRNHSVSSVASTYSEFAGELQSWWQRALSSPWGHSSHQPGGQAAVGDTAVQGQSPAGCSEQRLEGGCFPLSGWGALDKPLSSQQAGLSQRFTV encoded by the exons ATGGAGCGCGGAGCGACGAGGAAAAG CGAGGTGGTGGCGGCCGAGGCCGTGTGCTGCCTGAATCGGGCCATGGCGGCGCTGCGAGACATCTGGGAGGAGATCGGCATTCCCgaggagcagcggctggagcgCACTGACGTGGTCAGGAAGCACATCAAG AGTCTCCTGGACATGATGGTGGCAGAGGAGGAAAGCCTGAAGGAGCGTCTCCTGAAGAGCATCGTCCTGTGTCGGAAGGAACTGGACACCCTGTGCAGGGAGCTCCAGCTGGGCCCCTTTGAG ACAGAGGAGGAAAGTACGATCCTGCAAATGGAGAAAAACCTGCGCACACGCGTGGAGGTGCTACAGAAACAGAAGCGGGACCggaagcaggagctgaaggCCCTGCAGGAACAGGACCAAGACCTGTGTGACATCCTGTGCACAGCTCTGTTCAGCATTGACACTGCGAGTGTGCCCAGCCTGGAGGACCTGGACCGCTACCGGCGCCACGTCGCCTCCCTCAACACCCTGAAG GAGCAAAGGCGGGAAGAATTTGTCAGCAACAAGCGTCAGATCATTCTGCTCATGGAGGAGCTGGACCACACCCCAGACACCAGCTTTGAGCGGGACGTGGtgtgtgaggatgaggaggcatTCTGCTTGTCCAAGGACAACATTGTGGCCCTCCAGAACCTGCTGCAGCAG ctggaagctCGTCGGGCCCTGAACGAGGCTGTGTGCGCAGAGCTGCGCACCAGGATCATCGCGCTCTGGGAAAGGCTGCAGATcccagaggaggagagagagtcCTCAGCCGTGCACCTGACTGGCTCCAGAATCCAAATCAGGAGAGCT ctgcagcaggaggtggACCGTCTGGAGGAGCTGAAGCTGCAGAACATGAAATCCGTGATCCATGCAATCCGGGCAGAGCTAGCTGACTACTGGGACAAATGCTTCTACAGCCAGGAGCAAAGGGAAAGCTTCAGCCCCTTCTATGATG AGGATTACACAGAGACCCTGCTCGAGCTGCATGACGCTGAGGTGGACAAGATGAAGATCTACTATGAAACACACAAAGATCTGTTTGAGGCTGTTCAGAAATGGGAGGAGAACTGGAAGCTGTTCTTGGAGCTAGAG AGTAAAGCAACTGACCCCAGTCGCTTCACCAATCGTGGAGGAAACCTTctgaaggaggagaagcagcGAGCAAAGCTGCAGAAGACGCTGTCTAAG ctgcaggaggagctggagagaaaGGTCCAGACCTGGGAACAGGAGTTCAAAGGAGCTTTCCTGGTGAAGGGGCAGAAGTTCATGGAGTATGTGTCGGAGCAGTGGCAGCTGTACCGTctagagaaggagaaggagaagcaggaacGG CACCTGAAGAAGAGCCGGCAGATGGAGACGGAGATGCTGTATGGCAGCACCCCACAGACACCCATTAAGCGGCGCATGCTCAGCCCCCACACACCTGCCAAAGTAAGCAAG CTCCACAGCACCTTCAGTGCCAGCACCACATCCAACAGCACCATTCGCTCAGCCTTTGGGGGAGCCATCTCCCACTCGCCCACGTCTCGGTTGCCACCCTCTGGGAGGAAG TTTGGCCAGGCCCGGACTCCCACCCGCACGGCAGCGAAGCCCCCCCGATCCAGGCTGAGGGAGCGAAACAAGGAAAACATGTCCCAGCTGGATGGAACCACCCTGAGCGGTGGGTGcacccccacagcccctgcccagcgTAACCACAGCGTTAGTTCTGTTGCCAGCACCTATTCTGAGTTTGCG GGAGAACTCCAGAGCTGGTGGCAGAgggccctgagcagcccctggggacacagcagccaccagcccGGAGGACAGGCTGCGGTGGGGGACACggctgtgcagggacagagcccggCAGGGTGCAgtgagcagaggctggagggGGGCTGCTTTCCTCTCTCAGGGTGGGGGGCCCTGGACAAGCCTCTGTCCTCCCAGcaggctgggctgagccagAGATTTACTGTGTGA
- the PRC1 gene encoding protein regulator of cytokinesis 1 isoform X5 has protein sequence MERGATRKSEVVAAEAVCCLNRAMAALRDIWEEIGIPEEQRLERTDVVRKHIKSLLDMMVAEEESLKERLLKSIVLCRKELDTLCRELQLGPFETEEESTILQMEKNLRTRVEVLQKQKRDRKQELKALQEQDQDLCDILCTALFSIDTASVPSLEDLDRYRRHVASLNTLKEQRREEFVSNKRQIILLMEELDHTPDTSFERDVVCEDEEAFCLSKDNIVALQNLLQQLEARRALNEAVCAELRTRIIALWERLQIPEEERESSAVHLTGSRIQIRRALQQEVDRLEELKLQNMKSVIHAIRAELADYWDKCFYSQEQRESFSPFYDEDYTETLLELHDAEVDKMKIYYETHKDLFEAVQKWEENWKLFLELESKATDPSRFTNRGGNLLKEEKQRAKLQKTLSKLQEELERKVQTWEQEFKGAFLVKGQKFMEYVSEQWQLYRLEKEKEKQERHLKKSRQMETEMLYGSTPQTPIKRRMLSPHTPAKVSKLHSTFSASTTSNSTIRSAFGGAISHSPTSRLPPSGRKFGQARTPTRTAAKPPRSRLRERNKENMSQLDGTTLSGGCTPTAPAQRNHSRGLSKASRFESTSDVLNSTTNTAFC, from the exons ATGGAGCGCGGAGCGACGAGGAAAAG CGAGGTGGTGGCGGCCGAGGCCGTGTGCTGCCTGAATCGGGCCATGGCGGCGCTGCGAGACATCTGGGAGGAGATCGGCATTCCCgaggagcagcggctggagcgCACTGACGTGGTCAGGAAGCACATCAAG AGTCTCCTGGACATGATGGTGGCAGAGGAGGAAAGCCTGAAGGAGCGTCTCCTGAAGAGCATCGTCCTGTGTCGGAAGGAACTGGACACCCTGTGCAGGGAGCTCCAGCTGGGCCCCTTTGAG ACAGAGGAGGAAAGTACGATCCTGCAAATGGAGAAAAACCTGCGCACACGCGTGGAGGTGCTACAGAAACAGAAGCGGGACCggaagcaggagctgaaggCCCTGCAGGAACAGGACCAAGACCTGTGTGACATCCTGTGCACAGCTCTGTTCAGCATTGACACTGCGAGTGTGCCCAGCCTGGAGGACCTGGACCGCTACCGGCGCCACGTCGCCTCCCTCAACACCCTGAAG GAGCAAAGGCGGGAAGAATTTGTCAGCAACAAGCGTCAGATCATTCTGCTCATGGAGGAGCTGGACCACACCCCAGACACCAGCTTTGAGCGGGACGTGGtgtgtgaggatgaggaggcatTCTGCTTGTCCAAGGACAACATTGTGGCCCTCCAGAACCTGCTGCAGCAG ctggaagctCGTCGGGCCCTGAACGAGGCTGTGTGCGCAGAGCTGCGCACCAGGATCATCGCGCTCTGGGAAAGGCTGCAGATcccagaggaggagagagagtcCTCAGCCGTGCACCTGACTGGCTCCAGAATCCAAATCAGGAGAGCT ctgcagcaggaggtggACCGTCTGGAGGAGCTGAAGCTGCAGAACATGAAATCCGTGATCCATGCAATCCGGGCAGAGCTAGCTGACTACTGGGACAAATGCTTCTACAGCCAGGAGCAAAGGGAAAGCTTCAGCCCCTTCTATGATG AGGATTACACAGAGACCCTGCTCGAGCTGCATGACGCTGAGGTGGACAAGATGAAGATCTACTATGAAACACACAAAGATCTGTTTGAGGCTGTTCAGAAATGGGAGGAGAACTGGAAGCTGTTCTTGGAGCTAGAG AGTAAAGCAACTGACCCCAGTCGCTTCACCAATCGTGGAGGAAACCTTctgaaggaggagaagcagcGAGCAAAGCTGCAGAAGACGCTGTCTAAG ctgcaggaggagctggagagaaaGGTCCAGACCTGGGAACAGGAGTTCAAAGGAGCTTTCCTGGTGAAGGGGCAGAAGTTCATGGAGTATGTGTCGGAGCAGTGGCAGCTGTACCGTctagagaaggagaaggagaagcaggaacGG CACCTGAAGAAGAGCCGGCAGATGGAGACGGAGATGCTGTATGGCAGCACCCCACAGACACCCATTAAGCGGCGCATGCTCAGCCCCCACACACCTGCCAAAGTAAGCAAG CTCCACAGCACCTTCAGTGCCAGCACCACATCCAACAGCACCATTCGCTCAGCCTTTGGGGGAGCCATCTCCCACTCGCCCACGTCTCGGTTGCCACCCTCTGGGAGGAAG TTTGGCCAGGCCCGGACTCCCACCCGCACGGCAGCGAAGCCCCCCCGATCCAGGCTGAGGGAGCGAAACAAGGAAAACATGTCCCAGCTGGATGGAACCACCCTGAGCGGTGGGTGcacccccacagcccctgcccagcgTAACCACAGC CGCGGACTTTCAAAGGCTTCCAGGTTTGAAAGCACCTCTGATGTTCTCAACTCCACCACCAACACTGCCTTCTGCTGA